A single region of the Oryzias melastigma strain HK-1 unplaced genomic scaffold, ASM292280v2 sc00328, whole genome shotgun sequence genome encodes:
- the tmed5 gene encoding transmembrane emp24 domain-containing protein 5, with amino-acid sequence MNPARRFLCAGLVLVWLVPDSFEVQAAFSQAMDSDFTLTLPAGRKECFYQTMKRDASLEIEYQVLDGAGLDVDFSIFSPSGQLLFNDYRKSDGIHTVETEDGDYMFCFDNTFSTVSEKLVFFELILDNMDTDEDPDNWKEYVHGIDTLDMKLEDIMDTINNVKARLGKSVQIQTLLRAFEARDRNIQESNFERVNFWSVVNLVVMVVVSGVQVYLVRSLFEDKRKIRT; translated from the exons ATGAACCCGGCTCGGCGGTTTTTGTGCGCGGGGCTGGTTCTAGTGTGGCTCGTCCCGGACAGCTTTGAGGTCCAGGCTGCTTTCTCCCAGGCGATGGACAGCGACTTCACGCTGACTCTACCTGCCGGCCGGAAAGAGTGTTTTTACCAGACCATGAAGAGAGACGCCTCGCTGGAGATTGAATATCAG GTTTTGGATGGTGCCGGCCTAGATGTGGATTTCTCCATCTTTTCTCCATCAGGACAGTTGTTGTTTAATGACTACCGGAAGTCAGACGGCATCCACAC TGTAGAGACGGAAGATGGAGACTACATGTTCTGCTTTGACAACACTTTTAGCACGGTCTCTGAGAAGCTTGTCTTCTTTGAATTGATTTTGGACAACATGGATACAGATGAAGACCCAGACAACTGGAAGGAATATGTCCACGGAATAGATACTCTAGATATGAAGCTGGAGGACATCATG GACACAATCAACAACGTTAAAGCTCGGCTGGGCAAAAGCGTACAGATCCAGACCCTGCTGCGAGCGTTTGAGGCTCGGGACCGCAATATCCAGGAAAGCAACTTTGAAAGAGTGAACTTTTGGTCTGTGGTCAACCTTGTTGTGATGGTTGTGGTGTCAGGGGTTCAAGTGTACCTGGTCCGCTCTCTCTTTGAGGATAAAAGGAAAATTCGCACATAA